The genomic region ACTATTAGAAACTACATACACATGAACAGTGGACATAAGAAACTAGATACACATGTACAGTGGACATAAGAAACTATTAGAaagtacatacacatgaacagTGGACATTAGAAACTACATACATATGAACAGTGGACATTAGAAACTACATACACATGAACAGTGGACATTAGAAACTACATACACATGAACAGTGGACATTAGAAACTACATACATATGAACAGTGGACATTAGAAACTACATACATATGAACAGTGGACATTAGAAACTACATACACATGAACAGTGGACATAAGAAACTACATACACATGAACAGTGGACATTAGAAACTACATACACATGAACAGTGGACATAAGAaactacatacacatgtacagtGGACATGAGAAACTATTAGAaagtacatacacatgaacagTGGACATTAGAAACAACATACACATGAACAGTGGACATAAGAAACTACATACACATGAACAGTGGACATAAGAaactacatacacatgtacagtGGACATAAGAAACTATTAGAAACTACATACATATGAACAGTGGACATTAGAAACTACATACACATGAACAGTGGACATTAGAAACTACATACACATGAACAGTGGACATTAGAAACTACATACACATGAACAGTGGACATTAGAAACTACATACATATGAACAGTGGACATTAGAAACTACATACATATGAACAGTGGACATTAGAAACTACATACACATGAACAGTGGACATTAGAAACTACATACACATGAACAGTGGACATTAGAAACTACATACACATGAACAGTGGACATGAGAAGCTACATACACATGAACAGTGGACATTAGAAACTACATACATATGAAAAGTggacattgaaaatacaaacacataaacAGTGGACATTAGAAACTACATACACATGAACAGTGGACATTAGAAACTACATACATATGAACAGTGGACATTAGAAACTACATACACATGAACAGTGGACATTAGAAACTACATACACATGAACAGTGGACATTAGAAACTACATACACATGAACAGTGGACATTAGAAACTACATACACATGAACAGTGGACATTAGAAACTACATACATATGAAAAGTggacattgaaaatacaaacacataaacAGTGGACATTAGAAACTACATACACATGAACAGTGGACATTAGACACTACATACACATGAACAGTGGACATTAGAAACTACATACATATGAACAGTggacattgaaaatacaaacacatgaacAGTGGACATTAGAAACTACATACATATGAACAGTGGACATTGAAAATACATAGACATGAACAGTGGACATTAGAAACTATTAGAAACTACATACATATGAACAGTGGACATTAGAAACTACATACACATGAACAGTGGACATTAGAAACTACATACACATGAACAGTGGACATTAGAAACTACATACATATGAACAGTggacattgaaaatacaaacacatgaacAGTGGACATTAGAAACTACATACATATGAACAGTGGACATTGAAAATACATAGACATGAACAGTGGACATTGAAAATACATAGACATGAACAGTGAACATCagaaaatacatacacatggacAGTGGACATTAGAAACTACATACACATAAACAGTGGACATTAGTTATCTGTTTAGAAATGGCATGTTTCCTTAAAGATACAAAACAATTGTCATTTTAAAGGACACATTAGAAACCATTATCTGAAGTGTTTCACTGGAAGCCAGAGCTGTTTACTTACGGACTCTGTGAGTCTGCGGTCGTCCTCACAACGGAGCATGTAGAAGGATTTGATCTCTGTTGGGAACTTGCACAGCAGGATGGGCTCCCCGATTTGGTCCGTCATCTTACGTTCCGGGGCTTCTGGGATATCCTGGTGCATGAGATATAATACAGTCAATAGTTGTTAACATAGAAGCCATATATCTCAATAATTCAATATGTTACTGAACACTGACTGTGTTTGAAGTAACTTTTTAGCTGAATCAATtcagattttattaaaaaaataaatacttatataaaaattaaCCAGGTTGAaagttataaacataaaattgaataataaacattgctatatgtgtatttcttaactTAATGCGTTTAATCATCAATATAGGAAAGTAATTTACAGAGCTAAGATGGAAAGGATTTTACCGATATTTAATGATGGTATTTCATctgtttgaaaacattgaagAGCATATATTTATGGTTTTGTTCCGAGGttggttttcattttaaaatagaatTGGAGGAGAGCAAAATGTTTACAGAAATTGACACTAACATAACGTGATTGTACAATCAAATACTCACATCACCAAATTCATAAAATGATCCATCATCTTTTGTTATATtgttctttttcaaatattccaAAGCCTCTGTATAAGCCATTCTTTTGAAAGGTCTCTTCGGGGCTTTAAAATCCTGAAAAGGACAgacaaaatgttgataattatcAAAATGGTATGCACCAtaagaaaatatagtttaaacatttttacattgatTTGGAAGAATGTTATGTTGACTAATGCTAAATCATTCTTGTTGGCTCAAAATTGTGGTCTTGGGTGTGGGGGTAAACCGCAGTACCCAAACAAAACCCATTTGTCTAGCTTGATGACCACAAACTTGCTCACATGCACCTTGCATGACCGATCCGGTAAGAAGTGAGTGTGTAAATCACTGGGTAAACTAGGCAACAAAAGATCCTCAATTTCTGTTTCAACTACAACTTGAACTTCAATTTCAATTTGCTACAAAATCTTGAATGTCAAATTGCTATGAGGACACTATGACGTAATCTTAACATCATATCTTTAATCTGTGACTGTAGCATTGGAATGAAACACATGGGGAAATTCATTTAGCCTTTGCAGGAACACAATGAGTATAATGTGGAAGTTGAGATATCTTAGAAAAGTAATGTAACTGAATTTAAAGTGCCTGTGTGTATAAATCTGGCTACATACAGGGTTGAGCTCATACACAATGTTGGCATACGGAGACTTGAGGACACGGTCTACGACGTCACAAACAAGGTCTTCCAGGCGCTCTAGCAGGTTATCAAATGAGATAAATGAGCACTCTCCCTCTATGTGGGTGTACCTACAtacaataacaaacatttagCATTTGTAGAATCATCAAGGCTTTTTTCAGTTTCTAAATTGTCCAAATTCAAATGTTAACTCATTGATAGAAACAATACAGAAAGCAGTGAATAACTTTTCTTATAGTTGTACAAGTAAGAcgtttaataaatacaatacttattaaaaaagtttttaagaAACTGAGATTTTTTCCAACCACATACAATACTGGATGGATGATTTGAgcatacaatgtacattatCATACTGAAGAAGTTAAGTGTCTTAGTTAACCTACTCTGACAGATGTCTACGTGTGCGCGAGGTTTCTGCTCTGTAAGAGCTAGCTATACAGAACACATCCCCCATGGCTGGTATGGCGGTCTCCAGGTAAAGTTGGGACGACTGGGTTAGGTAAGCCTACAAAAACACAGTATACCATCTTAACACAGTATACCATCTTAACACAGTATACTATCTTAACACAGTACACGATCTTAACACAGTATACCATCATAACACAGTATACCATCATAACACAGTATACCATCTTAACACAGTATACCATCATAACACAGTATACCATCATAACACAGTATACCATCATAACACAGTATACCATCTTAACACAGTATAGAACAGGTCTCATTCTTTGAAGTCATTAATTGTATGTCATGTACAGAAACACTTCATAATGCACTTTCTTAAATCAGGATTTTTGTCTGatacattttgctttaaatagaAAGTGGGACGGGGTCTCATATCATTTCAACTAACAAACAGAAACTTTGGTATAACCAAAGAAGCTATATCTGTTAACCAATAGTTGAAATAAATGACTCTGTGCTCATACCTCTTCCCCGAAGTACGGGAGTTTAAAGAGCGTAGACCCCCCTTCCACCTGTGTTTGCACCAGGGTGGGTGGGGTAACCTCATAGTATCCTCTGTCAAAGTAGTGCTCACGGAAACAGTGCATCACAACTGACCGCATCTTCAACACCTTTGTTGTCTGCAATTAAAAGGAGTGCAggttataatacaaatattatcatttttctcTATTTTATGACATAAAAGTGAAATGATAATGGTAAACTGGACACATCATATGAAAATTAgttacaaaatacatacatgtagcatgtagttaaatgacaaaattatatattaagagattattcaatatattgtacTCACGTTTTCTCCGCGGATCATCATGTGCCTATTGTCTAGCTGTACGTCTACATGGGCCTCCTCGTTCAGCAGGTTGTCAGCACCCCCTGGAGGTGAGGACCCAACCAGCTCCCAGTAGTCCACCTTCATCTCGTGCCCTTCTGGTGCCTAGACAGTGGAAACTTCCATTTATACTAAAGCTATCACGGGAGTAGTTATTACCCATGGCCCTCGCAAAGCACTTGACACAGGTTTTTTTAGTTGATTCAggcaaatatcaaaatgataaacattcaaaatgataaacattcaaaatgataaacattcaaaatgataaacatgaGAAATGATAAACATGAGAAATGATAAacttgagatgttttatgattattttacagAAATTTATTCCTATTTGCCAGAATGTCAATGCAAAACATAACTCTAAAACAAGGAAGGGCTTGatttatagaaataattaaattaaacagcAAATGATTATTAACAACTTGGCTTCAACTGACAACCAGGAATCAGAGTGGTATCTTTAAAACTGGGCACCAAACTATTAGATGAGTAGGCAGtgtcatgaaaaataaaattgggaACTACTACTAACTAACATCATGGTGGTAATGTGTACCAAATATCAGAGTAATACCTCTACAAGGATGGAAGAAGAGAACTGCAATATTATAAAGTCCAATACAGCTACAAGtgtaaaaaacatgttcaaaggAACGTATCTCTAGATTGCGTAGGCAGTTGTCACATAGAATATCAGGAAAATCATAggacatttataatatataccaATATTATGTGGATTCACCAGGCTTCAAATTCAACATTATTTCCAGCGGTTCCATGATATAACTAGCATATCTGCCCAACTGATACCTTGTTATCTCTTGAAATCAACTCTTGTTTgatcatgtttatgtttttgtgtaagACTTTTACAGACAGCTTTGAAGCTGACTGCTTGTCGAAAGTTAGTACATACTGTTTTTCCTTCTGGGACCACGTTTATCTCGCCAAACAGACACACAGCAGCCTCGGTGGACAGGGTGAGGGCATCGTACGATTGGCACTagaaatatatcacatataGATATGTTACATTTATAAGCATTTAATGCAGAATTGCACAAATAAACCTTTCATCAATgacaaatacacatgtacactgTTTGAAATGGAATTCTTTCTTTAAGTACAGTTTTCTGAAAAAatctttgcaaaaaaaatatcatatttacttTCCTCTTGTGTTTTGTCAGGGGAAAACTTGTCGTTAATATTGTATGCAAGGGGTAATGTTGCCATTGGTTACATTAAATTGCATCCTGATTTGGATAATCATTTGACCTATGGTAAATAatgttacaattttttttttcttttatacctacgtgtattgttttcttttccgATAAATTATCAGGTGCAGTGTTGATcctgatataattatttaaaaatttaactttttttcatgcTACATTGAATTTgcgatcattttttttttaatcacagAACACACTCATCCAAAAAAACAAGTGATGGTAACAGTGTGTATATGCACGTACCAATATATCTGAAAGCACACACTGCAGGAAGCCTGTGCCATCACGGAGCACGAGGAACATGAGGTTCTTCCCCTGTCGTCGCAGTCGGTGAACCCAGCCATACACCTTCACACGCACACTGCGTGTCTTCACACCAGCACGAATCTTGATCTGCAAGATACATAGAGTCACCTCTGACCATAAGTGAAGCATGTCACTAAAAAGCACTGAAATTAAGCCTCAGTGGCTGTAAAACCTTTACAGAGTAGAAGCCTGTTTGGGCATGTACAGACAgggaatggggggggggggactttCCTGTTTAAGTAAGGGGTAAGGGGCAGAGTCTGATACCTGTTACCTGATAGTTAGGACTGTTGGGGTCTCATACATGTTAAGGCAGGTCCGGTTCTCACAATTGTTAAGACAGGCCGGCATCTCTCACCTTTTAAGGCATGTCAGGCTCTCATACCCAATAAGGCTAGTCAAAGTCGCATACCTGTTAAAGCAGGTCTGGGTCTCACACATGTTAAGGCAGGTCGGGGTCGCACACATGTTAACACAGGACGGGGTCTCACAGCTGTTAAGACAGGGCGAGGTCTCTTTCCTGTTTGGGTGTGGACAGGGCAATGTCTCAATCCTGTTTGAGTGAAGACAGGGCGAGGTCTCATACCTGGTTAGGTGAAGACAGGGCATTATCTCATACCTGTTAAGGTAAAGACAGGGCGAGGTGTCAAACCTGTTTGGATATTGGCAGGGCAAGATCTCATTACTGTTTATGTGAAGACAGGGTGATGTCTCATACCTGTTAAGGTGAAGACAGGCTACGGTCTTATACCTGTTAAGGTGAAGACAGGGCGAGGTCTCATACCTGCTAAGGTGAAGACAAAGCGAGGTATCATACCTGTTTAGGTGAAGACAGGGCGAGGTCTCATACCTGTTTAGGTGAAGACAGGGCAAGGACTCAAACCTGTTGAGGTGAAGACAGGGCAAGGACTCAAACCTGTTGAGGTGAAGACAGGGCTAGGTCTCAAACCTGTTAAGGTGAAGACAGGGTGAGGTCTCATACCTGTTTGGGTGAAGACAGGGCGAGGTCTTATACCTGTTGAGGTAAAGACAGGGTGAGGTCTCATACCTGTTTGGGTGAAGACAGGGTGAGGTCTTATACCTGTTGAGGTGAAGACAGGGTGAGGTCTCATACCTGTTTGGGTGAAGACAGGGTGAGGTCTCATACCTGTTAAGGTGAAGACAGGGCGAGGTCTTATACCTGTTAAGGTGAAGACAGGCTACGGTCTCATACCTGTTAAGGTGAAGACAGGGCGAGGTCTCATACCTGTTGAGGTGAAGACAGGGTGAGGTCTCATACCTGTTGAGGTGAAGACAGGGCGAGGTCTCATACCTGTTTAGGTGAAGACAGGGCGAGGTCTCATGCCTGTTTGGGTGAAGACAGGGCGAGGTCTCATACCTGTTGAGGTGAAGACAGGGTGAGGTCTCATACCTGTTTGGGTGAAGACAGGGCGAGGTCTTATACCTGTTTAGGTGAAGACAGGGCAAGGACTCAAACCTGTTGAGGTGAAGACAGGGCTAGGTCTCATACCTGCTAAGGTGAAGACAAAGCGAGGTCTCATACCTGTTTAGGTGAAGACAGGGCAAGGACTCAAACCTGCTAAGGTGAAGACAGGGCGAGGTCTCATACCTGTTGAGGTGAAGACAGGGCAAGGACTCAAACCTGTTGAGGTGAAGACAGGACGAGGACTCAAACCTGTTTAGGTGAAGACAGGGCAAGGACTCAAACCTGTTGAGGTGAAGACAGGGTGAGGTCTTATACCTGTTGAGGTGAAGACAGGGTGAGGTCTCATACCTGTTTGGGTGAAGACAGGGTGAGGTGTCATACCTGTTAAGGTGAAGACAGGGCGAGGTCTTATACCTGTTAAGGTGAAGACAGGCTACGGTCTCATACCTGTTAAGGTGAAGACAGGGCGAGGTCTCATACCTGTTGAGGTGAAGACAGGGTGAGGTCTCATACCTGTTGAGGTGAAGACAGGGAGAGGTCTCATACCTGTTTAGGTGAAGACAGGGCGAGGTCTCATGCCTGTTTGGGTGAAGACAGGGCGAGGTCTCATACCTGTTGAGGTGAAGACAGGGTGAGGTCTCATACCTGTTTGGGTGAAGACAGGGCGAGGTCTTATACCTGTTTAGGTGAAGACAGGGCAAGGACTCAAACCTGTTGAGGTGAAGACAGGGCTAGGTCTCATACCTGCTAAGGTGAAGACAAAGCGAGGTCTCATACCTGTTTAGGTGAAGACAGGGCAAGGACTCAAACCTGCTAAGGTGAAGACAGGGCGAGGTCTCATACCTGTTGAGGTGAAGACAGGGCAAGGACTCAAACCTGTTGAGGTGAAGACAGGGCGAGGACTCAAACCTGTTTAGGTGAAGACAGGGCAAGGACTCAAACCTGTTGAGGTGAAGACAGGGCGAGGACTCAAACCTGTTAAGGTGAAGACAAAGCGAGGTCTCATACCTGTTTGGGTGAAGACAGGGCGAGGTCTTATACCTGTTTAGGTGAAGACAGGGCAAGGACTCAAACCTGTTGAGGTGAAGACAGGGCGAGGTCTCATACCTGTTGAGGTGAAGACAAAGCGAGGTCTCATACCTGTTTGGGTGAAGACAGGGCGAGGTCTTATACCTGTTAAGGTGAAGACAAAGCGAGGTCTCATACCTGTTGAGGTGAAGACAGGGCGAGGTCTCATACCTGCTAAGGTGAAGACAAAGCGAGGTCTCATACCTGTTTAGGTGAAGACAGGGCAAGGACTCAAACCTGTTGAGGTGAAGACAGGGCTAGGTCTCATACCTGTTGAGAAGAAGACAGGGTGAGGTCTCACACCTGTTCGGTTGAAGACAGGGCGAGGTCTCATGCCTGTTGAGGTGAAGACAGGGTGAGGTCTCATACCTGTTTGGTTGAAGACAGGGCGAGGTCTCATGCCTGTTTGGGTGAAGACAGGGTGAGGTCTCATACCTGTTTGGGTGAAGACAGGGCTAGGTCTCATACCTGTTGAGGTGAAGACAGGGTGAGGTCTCATACCTGTTTGGTTGAAGACAGGGCGAGGTCTCATGCCTGTTTGGGTGAAGACAGGGTGAGGTCTCATACCTGTTTGGGTGAAGACAGGGCTAGGTCTCATACCTGTTAAGGTGAAGACAGGGCGAGGTCTCATACCTGTTTAGGTGAAGACAGGGCGAGGTCTCATACCTGTTTGGGTGAAGACAGGGCGAGGTCTCATACCTGTTAAGGTAAAGACAGAGCGAGGTATCATACCTGTTAAGGTGAAGACAGGGTGAGGTCTCATACCTGTTTAGGTGAAGACAAGGCGAGATCTCATATCTGTTTGGATGAAGACTGGGCGAGGTATCATACCTGTTAAGGTGAAGACAGGGTGAGGTCTCATACCTGTTTAGGTGAAGACAGGGCGAGGTCTCATATCCGTTTAGGTGAAGACAGGGCGAGGTCTCATATCTGTTTAGGTGAAGACAGGGCGAGGTCTCATTCCTGTTTGGTTGAAGACAGGGCGAGGGCTCATGCCTGTTTGGGTGAAGACAGGGCGATGTCTCATACCTGTTTGGGTGAAGACAGGGCGAGGTTTCATACCTGTTTGGGTGAAGACAGTGCGAGGTCTTATTCCTGTTTGGGTGAAGACAGGGCAAGGTCTCATACCTGTTTGGGTGAAGACAGGGCGAGGTCCCATACATGTTTCGGTAGGGCAGGCAAGGTGTCATTTCTGTATGGGTATTTGCAGGGTGAGAAATCATACCTGTTTGGGTGTGGGCAGAGCAGGGTCTTGGGTCAGCACCACTTTCCTGGCCTCCTCCAAGTTCTTCTCGCGACGCTCAGCATCCTCATCCTGTAAAACAATGTTGTTGAGATACATTTACAAGAAcacattgaattaaaatgtCCTTACCTAATACAACAATGACAAGAAGGAAAAGGGGCTTTCAAGTTTAGCATGATTATTTTCCTTAATGAGAAAGAACCTGTCCCTTAATGAGGAAAAATATGTCCCTTTATGAGTAAGAACCTGTCTCTATATGAGTAAGAACCTGTCCCTTCATTAAGGTAGAACCTGTCCCTTTATGAGTAAGAACCTGTCCCTTCATTAAGGTAGAACCTGTCCCTTCATTAAGGTAGAACCTGTCCCTTTATGAGGAAGAACCTGTCCCTTTATGAGTAAGAACCTGTCCCTTTATGAGTAAGAACCTGTCCCTTTATGAGTAAGAACCTGTCCCTTTATGAGTAAGAACCTGTCCCGTCATGACAAAAAACCTGTCCCTTCATGACAAAAAACCTGCCCCGTCATGACAAAAAACTGGTCCCGTCATGACAAAAAACCTGCCCCTTCATGACAAAAAAACCTGCCCCGTCATGACAAAAAAACCTGCCCCGTCATGACAAAAAAACTGGTCTCGTCATGACAAAAAACCTGCCCCGTCATGACAAAAAACCTGCCCCGTCATGACAAAAAACCTGCCCCGTCATGACAAAAAACCTGCCCCGTCATGACAAAAAACTGGTCCGTCATGAGGAAGAACCTGTCCCTTTATGAGGAAGATTCTGTCCCTTCATGACAAAGAAGAATCTGTCCTTTTTTGCTAAACCTTCTCTTAAATTTCTGGCTTATACACTACCAAAGACATAACTCAAATGGAAAAGGATACAATGATAAACGTCAGATCTGCATAATAGAAAATATGGCTACAAACTTTAAATTTTTCACAGTCACCACTATTTCTTCACAGCCCATCATACTTTTGAAAAACGTACCATATAATGTGTATAAAACGATGGACAGAAACAACACCAGCAGTACACAAAACATACCTCAATTACCAATAATGagttacattattttgaaataacttaaattaatcaataagaccaaaataaaacttatccCAAATAATTGGTGATGGCCAATTGGCTATTGGAAattattgttaacaaaactCTGCTGATATTAATGAAGCACAATAATTCAGTATATACATCTCTCTTGGCCTTGTCAGCAGCCTTGTTTGCCTCACTCTGCCAGATCTTCTTCTGCTTCTTCATCTGAGCCTTCGCTAGCGGCTCATATTTCTgcatgtaaacaacaaaacagttgtaaacAGGTTCAAGTACTTTAAAATATAGCAATACCTCCAACTATGTGGAAATGACTCACACCATATTGTTCCAAAGGTGATAAACTGGTTGAAATTGTCACAGTTTTGGTATTCTTATGTGCTAAAATAAACTTCACACAAATCCGCAAATAGTCCGATGGataatttggtaaaatattattcattaaaaaaataatgaaatttatcaACTGCTTgattttaatctttaaatattctaCATGAactgttatttcaatattatctAAATTCAAGGAAGTCTAATAGATTTTTTctcaaacaataaacatatcattatttaaaatatatcggGCAGATGCTTTATACCTTGCCTTCCTCCTTGCCGTCCACAAAGATGTTCGGCAAAGGCTCCTTGCCATCAGTCTGCCGCAATGCCTGCAACATACACACAGACATTCACCAATTTGCTGCAAACAGTTCATTATTTATGGATCTATATCACACTTGTTCATCAGGACTGTCAAGTTTATGATActtttaacttcatttttaaCATCGCTGACAGACTGATTTTGACACTGGTACTACAGTTTGCAAGTGAAATTAGCATTTCAAGTATTTGTTGAATGATCGTAAATATAAGTCCAACAAAATTTGACAAgtgaatttcaaatcaaatgCACCATCACAAGCTGATCGCCTCCTGACATTATGGACAGAGCTTTGACATATACTTTGACATATACTTTGACATATCATCAGGAACCAGCTATTAAAGAGGCGGGCTCATACCCCTGTGAAGCATACATACTCGTACAGCAGGCAATGGTT from Mya arenaria isolate MELC-2E11 chromosome 3, ASM2691426v1 harbors:
- the LOC128227353 gene encoding asparagine--tRNA ligase, cytoplasmic-like isoform X2 translates to MAQVSEDIAKMSIREVYTSEKLGSDETGDGTAEKPFKSVLEALRQTDGKEPLPNIFVDGKEEGKKYEPLAKAQMKKQKKIWQSEANKAADKAKRDDEDAERREKNLEEARKVVLTQDPALPTPKQIKIRAGVKTRSVRVKVYGWVHRLRRQGKNLMFLVLRDGTGFLQCVLSDILCQSYDALTLSTEAAVCLFGEINVVPEGKTAPEGHEMKVDYWELVGSSPPGGADNLLNEEAHVDVQLDNRHMMIRGENTTKVLKMRSVVMHCFREHYFDRGYYEVTPPTLVQTQVEGGSTLFKLPYFGEEAYLTQSSQLYLETAIPAMGDVFCIASSYRAETSRTRRHLSEYTHIEGECSFISFDNLLERLEDLVCDVVDRVLKSPYANIVYELNPDFKAPKRPFKRMAYTEALEYLKKNNITKDDGSFYEFGDDIPEAPERKMTDQIGEPILLCKFPTEIKSFYMLRCEDDRRLTESVDLLMPSVGEIIGGSMRIWQYEELMEGFKREGIDPTNYYWYTDQRKYGTCPHGGYGLGLERFLCWILNRYHIREVCLYPRFVDRCRP
- the LOC128227353 gene encoding asparagine--tRNA ligase, cytoplasmic-like isoform X1, with translation MAQVSEELAEMSFGEVYTSEKLGSDETGDGTAEKPFKSVLEALRQTDGKEPLPNIFVDGKEEGKKYEPLAKAQMKKQKKIWQSEANKAADKAKRDDEDAERREKNLEEARKVVLTQDPALPTPKQIKIRAGVKTRSVRVKVYGWVHRLRRQGKNLMFLVLRDGTGFLQCVLSDILCQSYDALTLSTEAAVCLFGEINVVPEGKTAPEGHEMKVDYWELVGSSPPGGADNLLNEEAHVDVQLDNRHMMIRGENTTKVLKMRSVVMHCFREHYFDRGYYEVTPPTLVQTQVEGGSTLFKLPYFGEEAYLTQSSQLYLETAIPAMGDVFCIASSYRAETSRTRRHLSEYTHIEGECSFISFDNLLERLEDLVCDVVDRVLKSPYANIVYELNPDFKAPKRPFKRMAYTEALEYLKKNNITKDDGSFYEFGDDIPEAPERKMTDQIGEPILLCKFPTEIKSFYMLRCEDDRRLTESVDLLMPSVGEIIGGSMRIWQYEELMEGFKREGIDPTNYYWYTDQRKYGTCPHGGYGLGLERFLCWILNRYHIREVCLYPRFVDRCRP
- the LOC128227353 gene encoding asparagine--tRNA ligase, cytoplasmic-like isoform X3; amino-acid sequence: MKTKLDGEVYTSEKLGSDETGDGTAEKPFKSVLEALRQTDGKEPLPNIFVDGKEEGKKYEPLAKAQMKKQKKIWQSEANKAADKAKRDDEDAERREKNLEEARKVVLTQDPALPTPKQIKIRAGVKTRSVRVKVYGWVHRLRRQGKNLMFLVLRDGTGFLQCVLSDILCQSYDALTLSTEAAVCLFGEINVVPEGKTAPEGHEMKVDYWELVGSSPPGGADNLLNEEAHVDVQLDNRHMMIRGENTTKVLKMRSVVMHCFREHYFDRGYYEVTPPTLVQTQVEGGSTLFKLPYFGEEAYLTQSSQLYLETAIPAMGDVFCIASSYRAETSRTRRHLSEYTHIEGECSFISFDNLLERLEDLVCDVVDRVLKSPYANIVYELNPDFKAPKRPFKRMAYTEALEYLKKNNITKDDGSFYEFGDDIPEAPERKMTDQIGEPILLCKFPTEIKSFYMLRCEDDRRLTESVDLLMPSVGEIIGGSMRIWQYEELMEGFKREGIDPTNYYWYTDQRKYGTCPHGGYGLGLERFLCWILNRYHIREVCLYPRFVDRCRP